Proteins found in one Pyrus communis chromosome 15, drPyrComm1.1, whole genome shotgun sequence genomic segment:
- the LOC137716974 gene encoding uncharacterized protein, with the protein MGSCISKCSHKKHFLQEFNNVQDKLVISQPPPRITIPPISASSKISPCPQSPCNSSSSASSITCTTSTSNPSASSLSSALSSASTVSRSKIDRSFSNEFLWSCYKENPHVIRINSIKDASFSRFLSSALPQKPVLATGVNKKQPPSPKRGNVSVTPQKRVRSSSPTSLGRQKSFRKEPERPMISAYSHPSRTLRSTSPSRRFHTPIPPKESHLRPFNALNVRPAGSNCCATKSTSRARIEPRNPNINYNNSSRLLRPCLKSRETEMRIHRITSKIDEVAAGEAVADYMDSLPAEDIDNPLLSLDCFIFV; encoded by the coding sequence ATGGGTTCCTGCATTAGCAAATGCtcacacaaaaaacactttctacAAGAATTTAACAATGTCCAAGACAAGTTGGTGATTTCACAACCTCCTCCTAGGATCACCATCCCTCCAATTTCTGCTTCCAGCAAAATCTCACCTTGTCCTCAATCCCCTTGCAACTCCAGTTCCTCTGCCTCCTCTATCACTTGCACCACAAGCACTTCCAACCCAAGCGCTTCCTCATTGAGCTCAGCCTTGTCAAGTGCTTCTACGGTCTCCAGGTCGAAAATCGATCGGTCTTTCTCCAACGAGTTCTTGTGGTCGTGTTACAAGGAAAACCCGCATGTCATTCGGATTAACTCGATCAAAGACGCAAGCTTTTCGAGGTTTTTATCATCGGCATTGCCACAAAAGCCAGTTTTGGCCACAGGGGTGAACAAGAAGCAGCCACCGAGCCCGAAAAGGGGAAATGTGTCAGTTACACCACAGAAGAGAGTGAGATCAAGCTCACCAACTTCTCTAGGAAGGCAAAAGAGCTTCCGAAAAGAGCCAGAGAGGCCAATGATCTCTGCATATTCACATCCAAGTAGAACTTTGAGGTCAACGTCTCCAAGTAGAAGGTTCCACACGCCAATCCCCCCCAAAGAAAGCCATTTGAGGCCTTTTAATGCATTGAATGTTAGGCCTGCAGGTTCAAATTGTTGCGCAACTAAATCCACGTCCAGAGCTCGTATCGAGCCACGCAACCCCAACATAAATTACAACAATTCGAGCCGGCTTCTTCGGCCGTGTTTGAAGAGCAGAGAAACAGAAATGAGAATTCACAGGATCACATCTAAAATTGATGAGGTTGCAGCTGGAGAAGCAGTAGCTGACTATATGGACTCACTTCCTGCTGAGGACATTGATAACCCTTTACTATCTcttgattgttttattttcgtgtaG